The following are from one region of the Methanomassiliicoccales archaeon genome:
- the cas6e gene encoding type I-E CRISPR-associated protein Cas6/Cse3/CasE — protein sequence MNRSVRRDLADPYELHRTIMRAFPSAEAGGPGRVLFRLEGELERPIIIVQSTVEAKWGSLPLAGGYLSSPPLQKSFDPEVVAGQVLRFRLRANPTVKREMKRIFLFDYEDQVYWLDRKATTGGFSVIQLTSIRSKLEPMSPGEGKAKTTIGAALFDGILRIEEPLNFKSTLESGIGSGKGFGFGLLSIAPIR from the coding sequence ATGAACCGGTCAGTAAGGAGAGACCTGGCGGATCCATACGAACTGCACCGAACGATCATGAGGGCGTTTCCATCGGCCGAGGCTGGAGGTCCTGGAAGGGTATTGTTCCGGTTGGAGGGTGAACTGGAGAGGCCGATCATCATCGTCCAATCCACCGTTGAGGCGAAATGGGGCAGCCTTCCTCTGGCCGGAGGCTACCTGTCCTCGCCGCCCTTGCAGAAATCTTTTGATCCGGAGGTCGTGGCTGGGCAGGTCCTAAGGTTCAGGCTCAGGGCGAATCCGACAGTCAAGAGGGAAATGAAAAGGATATTTCTTTTTGACTATGAAGATCAAGTGTACTGGCTAGACCGAAAGGCGACGACTGGAGGATTTTCCGTCATCCAATTGACCAGCATCCGGTCTAAGTTAGAACCGATGTCACCGGGTGAGGGGAAGGCCAAAACTACAATCGGTGCAGCGCTGTTTGACGGGATTCTCCGAATTGAGGAACCATTGAATTTCAAGTCGACGCTCGAATCGGGCATAGGCAGCGGAAAGGGATTCGGATTCGGCCTCCTATCCATTGCCCCGATAAGGTAG
- the cas5e gene encoding type I-E CRISPR-associated protein Cas5/CasD — protein MSSLAIRLEGPMQAWGTTSRFTERDSGQDPSKSGVVGLLCTCLGRGRKDNVADLAGLRMAVRVDREGKLQNDFHTVMETSRASGATGGMVVSNRQYLADGCFVVFLEGEESLLAQVLDGLNNPHWLPFLGRKSFPPSSPLLLDRSVSPDGLESRLSAVPWMGRWWDRDKMDKFRAVVECGREEGEERMDVPLSFSPRRYSVRYVKTIWLRADQLTKGGEDHVSVKA, from the coding sequence ATGAGCTCCTTGGCAATAAGGCTTGAAGGACCCATGCAAGCCTGGGGAACGACCAGCCGTTTCACCGAGAGAGACAGCGGACAGGACCCTTCAAAGAGCGGTGTAGTAGGATTGCTATGCACCTGCCTAGGCCGGGGAAGAAAGGACAATGTCGCGGATTTGGCGGGGCTAAGGATGGCCGTCCGGGTCGATCGAGAGGGCAAACTTCAGAATGATTTCCACACAGTGATGGAGACATCCAGGGCAAGTGGGGCCACTGGCGGGATGGTCGTCTCCAACAGGCAATACCTGGCAGACGGTTGTTTCGTCGTATTTCTTGAAGGTGAAGAGAGCCTCCTCGCACAGGTCTTGGACGGGCTGAACAATCCACATTGGCTCCCGTTCCTGGGTCGTAAGTCATTCCCTCCTTCCTCGCCACTGCTCCTGGACCGTTCGGTCTCGCCGGACGGGCTGGAGTCCAGATTGTCTGCCGTTCCATGGATGGGACGATGGTGGGATCGCGACAAAATGGATAAGTTCAGGGCGGTAGTGGAATGCGGAAGGGAGGAAGGCGAGGAGCGTATGGACGTGCCGCTTAGCTTCTCACCGAGACGTTACTCAGTACGTTACGTCAAGACGATCTGGCTGAGGGCAGACCAGTTGACGAAAGGTGGTGAGGATCATGTATCTGTCAAAGCTTGA
- the cas7e gene encoding type I-E CRISPR-associated protein Cas7/Cse4/CasC — translation MIVELHMIQNFAPSCLNRDDTNSPKDCDFGGVRRARISSQCLKRSIRMSDTFKESIKVEVGVRTRMLYQELADHLKAGGKGESDINPILRAFIPSLVGAIDEDERTKVLLFLGKDEIIRIEQILDKNWDSLTGKNTPTSDNKTGAEPKKKGKKASESSPLEEICKTIVKEFKPGTISPDIALFGRMVADKHAFNVEAACQVAHAISTHRVNMDMDFFTAVDDLQPKDETGAGMMGTVEFDSACFYRYSALDVNELMKNLGGDRALTLRTLDGFLHGSIEAIPSGKQNSMAAHNLPSLLLVAVRAKGQPWSLANAFATPVTETGHGLVETSTLRLGRYTKDMFQMYGGSGIDMIGYAVIGSAQMADLESIGAKRFESVADLLGSIGRRTDELLGNKA, via the coding sequence ATGATTGTCGAGCTACACATGATCCAAAATTTCGCGCCGTCCTGCCTGAACCGGGACGACACGAACAGCCCTAAAGACTGCGATTTCGGAGGAGTGAGAAGAGCGAGGATCTCAAGCCAGTGCCTGAAGAGGTCCATACGGATGAGCGATACGTTCAAGGAATCCATCAAGGTGGAAGTGGGCGTAAGAACCAGGATGCTATATCAGGAGCTCGCCGATCATCTCAAGGCTGGTGGCAAAGGCGAATCCGATATCAACCCGATCCTGAGAGCTTTCATCCCTAGCCTGGTCGGGGCGATTGACGAGGATGAACGGACCAAGGTTCTGCTCTTCTTGGGAAAGGACGAGATAATTCGAATCGAACAGATACTCGATAAGAATTGGGATTCACTGACCGGGAAGAACACACCAACTTCTGATAACAAAACTGGAGCGGAGCCAAAGAAAAAGGGAAAGAAAGCGTCCGAGAGTTCTCCCCTTGAGGAGATATGCAAAACAATAGTCAAGGAATTCAAACCTGGTACCATTTCGCCTGACATCGCGCTTTTCGGACGAATGGTGGCAGACAAACACGCTTTCAATGTGGAAGCGGCCTGCCAAGTGGCCCACGCCATCTCGACCCATAGAGTGAACATGGACATGGACTTCTTTACTGCGGTGGATGACCTACAGCCCAAGGACGAGACCGGAGCGGGTATGATGGGCACTGTGGAGTTCGACAGCGCATGCTTCTACCGATACAGTGCCTTGGATGTGAACGAACTTATGAAGAACCTCGGAGGCGACCGAGCTCTCACATTGAGAACGTTGGACGGCTTCCTGCATGGGTCGATTGAGGCGATCCCATCAGGGAAGCAGAACTCCATGGCGGCTCACAACCTTCCGAGCTTGCTGCTCGTCGCCGTGAGGGCCAAGGGTCAACCGTGGAGCCTTGCAAACGCCTTCGCGACACCGGTCACCGAGACCGGGCATGGCCTGGTGGAGACATCGACCTTGCGCCTGGGACGATACACTAAGGATATGTTCCAAATGTACGGAGGTTCCGGGATAGATATGATCGGGTATGCCGTCATCGGCTCGGCACAAATGGCGGATCTGGAGAGCATCGGCGCGAAACGTTTCGAATCTGTGGCAGATTTGCTTGGGTCCATAGGGAGGAGAACGGATGAGCTCCTTGGCAATAAGGCTTGA
- the casB gene encoding type I-E CRISPR-associated protein Cse2/CasB, which yields MEELRDAGDRGALASLRRGLGKPPGTAAEMYPYVVPWIGESASPWEEKICYIIAPLFALHPDVGGVGNMGEALFKVRQLSNSESIEKRFVALLRTRAEDLPDHLRHSVSLCKSKGVPIDWNQLFSDLRYWESSNRSVQRKWATSFWRNDLAEEEKENKNGTEEEQK from the coding sequence TTGGAAGAGTTGAGGGACGCTGGAGACAGAGGTGCTCTGGCGTCCTTGCGCAGGGGGCTAGGTAAGCCCCCCGGTACAGCGGCCGAGATGTATCCTTATGTTGTCCCGTGGATAGGTGAATCCGCTTCGCCCTGGGAGGAAAAGATATGCTACATCATTGCCCCTCTTTTCGCCCTCCATCCGGACGTCGGTGGGGTTGGGAACATGGGAGAGGCCCTGTTCAAGGTGAGACAGCTCAGCAATTCTGAGAGCATCGAGAAGAGATTCGTCGCCCTTCTTCGGACCCGTGCCGAGGACCTCCCCGATCATCTTAGACATTCGGTAAGCCTGTGCAAGTCGAAGGGAGTCCCCATCGACTGGAACCAGCTATTTTCCGACCTGAGGTACTGGGAATCGAGCAACCGGTCGGTCCAGAGGAAATGGGCGACATCATTTTGGAGAAATGATCTCGCGGAAGAAGAGAAAGAGAATAAAAACGGAACTGAGGAGGAGCAAAAATGA
- the casA gene encoding type I-E CRISPR-associated protein Cse1/CasA, whose amino-acid sequence MKFNLLDERWIPCLMKDGKMDELSIRQLVVGASDIVEIIDESPLVRCAIHRLLLAILHRNLGPVEESDWGKIWTDGQWDIRCLDAYIDKWHGSFDIFDEARPFYQTKEVDGKLPVTIAKIVHEMSSGNNPAWFDHRWDDSPPIVPAAEAARYLIAAQAYSLSGLSGSDTNFEHAPLVSGAAIFLKGASVFETLTLNLIRYDGKNAPLPCTDDKPSWEASDEAVLEVRREPHGYLDYLTWQSRAIRLVPEEVMGNRYVSRVKLGVGRMFPKNAAIIDPSKAFRKVNDRGFVPISFDPDRAFWRNSLVLLRLPRSNGDTVPPYAMKWVSGFVNDSIVDSSRVFSIEAFGLVSNKPAKVDLWRHEVLPIPARYLQDELIVDALGQALDIAEKGGIILNVSVREAFRWWIDPTDGKPERDELAERVRASSIPRQYWATLEGAFRRFIFDLVSPTIGIDTDEGRVLALKGWAQDVVAKEARKQFNRLYGELPENPAGLKAIVKAQGRFLYGIKEISDKYGGE is encoded by the coding sequence ATGAAGTTCAATCTGTTGGATGAGAGATGGATTCCATGCCTGATGAAAGATGGCAAGATGGATGAGTTGAGCATACGGCAATTGGTGGTTGGAGCATCTGATATAGTAGAGATCATTGACGAATCCCCCCTGGTCCGGTGCGCCATCCATAGGCTGCTCCTTGCCATCCTTCATCGCAACCTTGGTCCAGTGGAAGAGTCTGATTGGGGCAAGATATGGACGGATGGTCAATGGGACATACGATGCTTAGATGCCTATATCGATAAATGGCATGGTTCGTTTGACATCTTTGACGAGGCCAGACCCTTTTACCAGACCAAAGAGGTGGACGGAAAATTGCCGGTCACGATCGCCAAGATCGTCCACGAGATGTCATCGGGCAATAACCCGGCATGGTTCGATCATCGGTGGGACGACTCTCCTCCAATAGTCCCAGCGGCCGAGGCTGCACGCTATCTCATTGCCGCGCAGGCCTATTCACTTAGTGGCCTAAGCGGCTCAGACACAAATTTCGAACATGCGCCTTTGGTAAGTGGTGCGGCCATCTTCCTGAAAGGGGCCTCCGTATTCGAGACGCTCACTCTCAATCTGATCCGATACGACGGAAAGAACGCCCCACTTCCTTGCACAGATGATAAGCCATCTTGGGAGGCCTCAGATGAGGCTGTCCTGGAGGTCAGGAGAGAACCACATGGCTACCTGGATTACCTGACCTGGCAGAGTAGGGCTATTCGTCTAGTTCCAGAAGAGGTGATGGGCAACCGGTACGTCTCCCGAGTAAAGCTTGGCGTCGGTCGTATGTTCCCCAAGAACGCCGCGATAATAGACCCGTCCAAGGCTTTCAGGAAGGTAAATGATCGGGGTTTCGTTCCAATTTCCTTCGACCCAGATAGGGCATTCTGGAGGAATAGTTTGGTACTGCTCCGGTTGCCTCGCAGCAATGGAGACACGGTGCCCCCGTATGCAATGAAATGGGTCTCCGGCTTTGTAAACGATTCTATCGTCGACAGTTCCAGGGTCTTCAGTATCGAAGCCTTCGGATTAGTTTCGAATAAGCCGGCCAAAGTGGATCTCTGGAGACACGAGGTGCTACCCATTCCCGCCCGATATTTGCAGGATGAATTGATTGTGGATGCCTTAGGGCAGGCGCTTGATATTGCTGAGAAGGGAGGAATCATCCTGAACGTTTCAGTAAGAGAGGCGTTCAGATGGTGGATTGACCCAACAGATGGAAAACCGGAGAGGGATGAATTGGCGGAACGGGTTAGGGCGTCCAGTATTCCGCGCCAGTATTGGGCAACGCTCGAAGGGGCATTCAGGAGGTTCATCTTCGATCTGGTCTCCCCGACCATCGGCATTGATACGGACGAGGGGCGCGTCCTGGCCCTCAAAGGCTGGGCCCAGGATGTTGTGGCTAAAGAAGCGAGGAAACAGTTCAACCGACTCTATGGTGAACTGCCGGAGAACCCAGCAGGGTTGAAAGCCATAGTCAAGGCCCAGGGTCGTTTTTTGTACGGGATCAAGGAAATAAGCGACAAGTATGGAGGGGAATAA
- the cas3 gene encoding CRISPR-associated helicase Cas3', producing MWGIGDQTGQPETFGEVFGFQDLFPLQSSTVNMVTKLEGPSLVLIEGPMGQGKTEAAMFLENYWRRTLDNRGAYVALPTQATANQMFHRIRLYLEHASFDGYVNLHLLHGYAALSPEYAQLRTQNSVSDDSQTVVAVQWFSSQKKRAILSSYGVGTVDQALMAVLPSKHFFVRLFGLAGKTVVVDEVHAYDLYTSTLLEILLSWLSALGCSVVVLSATLPRKRSAELIYAYSGGEPLPSVGAYPRISWASKSGVGSQTIESTGRKVEVLLDWIEDNHDALTALFTDLLRDGGHAALICSTISRAQDMYQAIEGPLRKAGIEVDLFHARFPLEDRLAKENTCISSFGKKERDPSKKHLLIATQVIEQSLDLDFDLIVSDIAPVDLLLQRIGRLHRHPGHRRPLLLTCPRLYIVEPQLKEGNPTFGDSSFVYWESTLLSTYAHLLGRDKITTPTDIEELVEAVYPPTLPNGSPLPWVERLEELNRERETALSSEEYMARSAVIPSPREGKVWRDIPRYLEEEDDEMHVSLQARTRLIRPGVSLVCLYAIGSQTYLDELGTVPITQKELGSQEMQRNLLNRTVRIDKPSIVFGFRKRPKSDLEIALDRTPLRGHRIVAFPLSEGGNVFRSEIEGHPIRLSKELGIVLANEERTE from the coding sequence ATGTGGGGTATCGGTGACCAGACCGGCCAACCAGAGACCTTCGGTGAGGTTTTTGGTTTCCAGGATTTATTTCCACTGCAAAGCAGTACAGTGAACATGGTGACCAAGTTAGAAGGCCCCTCTCTGGTGTTGATCGAGGGGCCAATGGGTCAAGGTAAGACAGAAGCGGCCATGTTCCTGGAGAACTATTGGAGGCGAACCCTCGATAATCGGGGCGCCTACGTCGCTCTGCCTACCCAAGCAACAGCTAATCAGATGTTCCATCGGATCAGATTGTACCTTGAACATGCTTCGTTCGATGGTTATGTCAACCTGCATCTCCTCCACGGGTACGCCGCCCTATCTCCCGAGTATGCCCAGTTAAGAACACAGAATAGCGTTTCCGATGATTCACAAACCGTGGTTGCGGTACAATGGTTTTCTTCTCAAAAGAAAAGGGCCATACTATCGTCCTATGGTGTAGGCACCGTGGATCAGGCTCTGATGGCTGTCCTTCCCTCAAAGCACTTCTTCGTTCGTTTGTTCGGTCTCGCTGGGAAAACCGTGGTGGTCGACGAGGTCCATGCGTATGACCTTTACACCTCCACGCTCTTAGAAATACTATTGTCATGGTTATCTGCATTGGGGTGTTCAGTCGTCGTGCTGTCAGCTACACTTCCAAGAAAGAGAAGCGCCGAGCTAATTTATGCCTATTCAGGTGGAGAGCCGTTGCCCTCGGTCGGTGCCTATCCTAGAATCTCGTGGGCCTCGAAGAGTGGAGTAGGGTCACAGACCATTGAATCAACAGGCAGAAAGGTGGAAGTTCTCCTTGATTGGATCGAGGACAACCACGATGCCTTAACCGCCCTCTTTACGGACCTACTAAGGGATGGAGGGCATGCGGCACTAATCTGCAGTACCATTTCCAGGGCACAAGACATGTATCAAGCGATCGAAGGCCCGCTTCGTAAAGCTGGGATAGAAGTGGACCTGTTCCATGCCCGCTTTCCATTGGAGGATCGACTTGCAAAAGAGAACACATGCATATCCTCGTTTGGAAAAAAGGAAAGGGACCCATCGAAAAAACACCTGCTTATTGCCACACAGGTCATTGAACAAAGCCTTGACCTCGATTTCGACCTAATAGTCTCGGACATCGCACCTGTGGACCTCCTTCTGCAGAGAATTGGGAGACTTCACAGGCATCCAGGTCATCGTAGGCCTCTTTTGTTAACCTGTCCTAGGTTATACATCGTCGAACCCCAGCTGAAGGAGGGCAATCCTACGTTTGGAGATTCTTCATTCGTTTACTGGGAATCGACGCTCCTGTCAACCTATGCCCATCTTCTGGGGAGGGACAAGATAACCACCCCCACGGATATTGAAGAACTTGTCGAGGCGGTCTATCCACCTACCCTGCCCAACGGCTCACCTCTGCCTTGGGTGGAGAGGTTGGAAGAGTTGAACAGAGAACGTGAAACTGCGCTCAGTTCCGAAGAATATATGGCCCGCTCAGCGGTCATACCTTCGCCTCGCGAGGGAAAGGTCTGGAGAGACATCCCTCGTTACTTGGAAGAAGAGGATGATGAAATGCATGTGTCTCTGCAGGCGAGGACCAGGCTGATACGTCCTGGGGTAAGTCTGGTCTGCCTGTATGCAATAGGATCACAAACGTACCTCGATGAGCTGGGAACCGTGCCGATCACACAAAAGGAGTTGGGCTCGCAGGAAATGCAGAGGAATCTGCTCAACCGCACCGTTCGAATCGACAAGCCGAGTATTGTTTTCGGTTTCCGAAAGCGGCCGAAGAGCGACCTTGAGATCGCCCTTGACCGAACACCTTTGAGAGGTCATAGGATAGTTGCTTTTCCCCTATCTGAAGGCGGGAATGTGTTCAGATCCGAGATCGAAGGCCATCCTATCAGGCTTTCCAAGGAGCTGGGAATCGTACTTGCGAACGAGGAGAGGACAGAATGA
- a CDS encoding CRISPR-associated endonuclease Cas3'', with protein sequence MGISDQRQLALWAKATVGPPTSYHPLTYHMLDVGSVAQELFRTVLSNRTKKWLAESMSISILDCEKWITFIAACHDIGKAHPQFQAMVPDLKISIAKQGIHFSQLSLGHEKVPHGTVTSKIMLNELKTVLNEGKVDPGFLQLISFAAGSHHGTIPSSIDVMSVSPSVLGGVEWAALRKEMIKCVIETIGLDISIWPRLSVNNANSFFVFIAGLISVSDWIGSDIENFPYERVASSFREY encoded by the coding sequence GTGGGGATAAGTGATCAAAGGCAGTTGGCTCTTTGGGCCAAGGCTACGGTTGGACCTCCGACCAGTTACCATCCGTTGACCTATCACATGCTTGATGTCGGTTCTGTAGCGCAAGAGTTGTTCCGTACTGTGCTCAGTAACAGGACGAAGAAGTGGCTAGCAGAATCGATGTCAATATCCATTTTGGACTGTGAGAAATGGATAACTTTCATCGCTGCATGCCATGACATTGGAAAAGCGCATCCTCAATTCCAGGCAATGGTGCCCGATCTGAAGATTTCAATAGCAAAACAGGGTATTCATTTCAGTCAGCTGTCTCTTGGGCATGAAAAGGTCCCACATGGGACAGTTACATCCAAAATAATGCTCAATGAGCTAAAGACGGTTCTCAATGAAGGCAAGGTCGACCCTGGATTTCTTCAATTGATCTCTTTTGCCGCCGGGTCTCATCATGGTACAATTCCTTCATCAATTGATGTCATGAGCGTAAGTCCATCAGTCCTAGGTGGGGTAGAGTGGGCTGCGCTCAGAAAGGAGATGATAAAATGTGTAATTGAGACTATTGGATTAGATATATCCATCTGGCCCAGACTATCTGTCAACAATGCAAATTCGTTTTTTGTGTTTATAGCAGGTCTAATCTCAGTTTCTGATTGGATAGGTTCCGACATCGAGAATTTCCCATATGAACGTGTGGCCTCTTCATTTAGAGAATATTAG
- the thiD gene encoding bifunctional hydroxymethylpyrimidine kinase/phosphomethylpyrimidine kinase, which produces MPTVLTIAGTDSIGGAGVAADLKAFASMDLHGCCVITAVTSQNTQGVSNILPVPVKDVASQLNAVFDDLKIDAVKTGMIYSSEIAEVVRRKLRKEGVPLVVDPVLCAGVGSPLFREDLKGALLGKLFPLATLVTPNRPEAEELTSSKITEQSGAEDACRTIISCGASSVLLKGGHFEGPMASDLLLHEDQFTEFTSPRLPIKVHGSGCTLSSYIAGHLAMGCDVRRAVAGSKRRVQDAIAMSSSLGKGMAIINPMATKQKEAMRYPRMETLRNAMMRLEQHLPPSFIPENGIDFVYSLPNPQDFHEICGFEGREQCSNVVFGSSGWISRMIMSVNIEHPELLSGIEIRHSKWNEQFLLDRRIVKTIACFEDSGDVLLTVMEGTEHPSKQLGLSSGSLFKSDGMGREPRIGLLGKDPDEIIKMIGPCLDG; this is translated from the coding sequence ATGCCCACGGTCCTAACCATCGCAGGTACTGATTCCATCGGAGGTGCTGGCGTTGCCGCCGACCTTAAGGCGTTCGCTTCGATGGACCTGCATGGATGTTGTGTCATAACCGCGGTCACCTCTCAGAACACCCAAGGCGTTTCTAATATCTTGCCCGTTCCGGTAAAGGATGTGGCATCCCAGCTCAATGCCGTCTTTGACGATTTGAAGATAGATGCGGTCAAGACCGGAATGATCTATTCCTCAGAGATTGCGGAGGTCGTGAGACGGAAACTTCGCAAGGAAGGCGTTCCCCTGGTTGTTGATCCGGTCCTTTGCGCCGGTGTTGGATCCCCGCTCTTCCGGGAAGACCTGAAGGGGGCCTTGCTCGGGAAGCTGTTCCCGCTAGCCACGCTGGTGACCCCAAACCGTCCTGAGGCTGAAGAACTCACATCGAGCAAAATAACCGAACAGTCAGGGGCAGAAGACGCCTGTCGGACGATCATCTCCTGCGGTGCAAGCTCCGTCCTCCTGAAGGGAGGTCATTTCGAAGGTCCCATGGCATCCGACCTTCTGCTCCACGAAGACCAGTTCACGGAGTTCACGTCCCCCCGGCTCCCGATCAAGGTGCATGGGTCTGGGTGCACGCTCTCATCATATATTGCCGGACATCTCGCAATGGGGTGCGATGTCAGAAGAGCGGTTGCAGGTTCGAAAAGACGCGTTCAGGATGCCATAGCCATGTCATCCAGCCTCGGCAAGGGAATGGCCATCATCAATCCTATGGCGACAAAGCAGAAGGAGGCGATGCGCTATCCTCGGATGGAAACGTTGCGCAATGCGATGATGCGTCTTGAGCAACACCTGCCGCCTTCATTCATCCCGGAGAACGGGATCGATTTCGTATACTCACTTCCAAACCCGCAGGATTTCCATGAGATATGCGGTTTTGAAGGACGCGAACAGTGCAGTAATGTCGTCTTCGGATCGAGCGGATGGATATCACGCATGATCATGTCTGTCAATATCGAACACCCGGAATTGCTTTCCGGGATAGAGATCCGGCATTCGAAGTGGAACGAACAATTCCTCCTCGACCGGAGGATCGTAAAAACGATCGCATGTTTCGAGGACTCAGGGGACGTTCTGCTGACAGTTATGGAGGGAACGGAGCACCCATCCAAACAATTAGGTTTATCATCGGGTTCATTATTTAAGTCGGATGGAATGGGAAGAGAGCCGAGGATCGGCTTGTTGGGCAAGGACCCCGACGAGATAATCAAAATGATCGGCCCTTGCTTGGATGGGTGA